From one Streptomyces sp. Q6 genomic stretch:
- a CDS encoding ABC transporter ATP-binding protein, translating into MTTATLTGTAARVENAVKVYGAGDTAVRALDGVSVGFRAGRFTAIMGPSGSGKSTLMHCAAGLDTLSEGAAYLGDTDLSALDDKRLTLLRRDRIGFVFQAFNLVPTLTVAENITLSIDLAGARPDREWLDALIDVVGLRDRLHHRPAELSGGQQQRVAVARAFAGRPDVVFADEPTGNLDSRSGGEVLGLLGDAARRTGRTVVMVTHDPVAAAHADEVVFLADGRLVDHMEHPTADRVLDRMKAFDGAASHSPGPSDPSRPSRQEGGSS; encoded by the coding sequence ATGACCACCGCGACGCTCACCGGGACCGCGGCGCGCGTCGAGAACGCCGTCAAGGTGTACGGGGCGGGCGACACCGCCGTCCGTGCCCTCGACGGCGTGAGCGTGGGCTTCCGCGCCGGACGGTTCACCGCGATCATGGGGCCGTCGGGCTCCGGCAAGTCGACCCTCATGCACTGCGCGGCGGGGCTCGACACGCTCAGCGAGGGCGCCGCGTACCTCGGCGACACCGATCTGAGCGCCCTCGACGACAAGCGCCTGACCCTGCTGCGGCGCGACCGCATCGGGTTCGTGTTCCAGGCCTTCAACCTGGTGCCGACGCTCACCGTCGCCGAGAACATCACGCTGTCGATCGACCTCGCGGGCGCCCGGCCCGACCGGGAGTGGCTCGACGCCCTCATCGACGTCGTCGGACTGCGCGACCGGCTGCACCACCGGCCCGCCGAACTCTCCGGCGGCCAGCAGCAACGCGTCGCCGTGGCACGGGCGTTCGCGGGCCGGCCCGACGTCGTCTTCGCCGACGAGCCCACCGGCAACCTCGACTCGCGCTCCGGCGGGGAGGTCCTCGGGCTGCTCGGCGACGCGGCCCGGCGCACCGGCCGCACCGTCGTCATGGTCACCCACGACCCGGTCGCCGCGGCCCACGCCGACGAGGTCGTCTTCCTCGCCGACGGGCGCCTCGTCGACCACATGGAACACCCCACCGCCGACCGGGTCCTCGACCGTATGAAGGCCTTCGACGGCGCCGCGTCGCACTCGCCCGGTCCGTCGGACCCGTCGCGCCCGTCACGACAGGAGGGCGGATCGTCATGA
- a CDS encoding SHOCT domain-containing protein — translation MQTLAHFGGGGPGPWILLFPLIWAAAVVGVVTLLRRTVRRGRRGPWRPGPRVEEHSPIAVLGRRFAAGEIDEDEYWRRLSVLNEEFGRHADTKGGAA, via the coding sequence ATGCAGACCCTCGCGCACTTCGGCGGCGGCGGCCCCGGCCCGTGGATCCTTCTCTTCCCGCTGATCTGGGCGGCCGCGGTGGTCGGCGTCGTCACCCTGCTGCGCCGCACCGTCCGGCGCGGCCGCCGCGGACCGTGGCGCCCCGGCCCCCGCGTGGAGGAGCACTCGCCGATCGCCGTCCTCGGCCGCCGCTTCGCCGCCGGTGAGATCGACGAGGACGAGTACTGGCGCCGGCTGAGCGTCCTGAACGAGGAGTTCGGGCGGCACGCCGACACCAAGGGCGGTGCGGCATGA
- a CDS encoding TetR/AcrR family transcriptional regulator produces the protein MSTQDRLIETTRELLWERGYVGTSPKAILQRAGVGQGSMYHHFTGKGDLALAAITRTGEEMRAMIDGLLDAGGSAYERIEAYLLRERDVLRGCPVGRLTMDPDVIASDELRAPVEATIAHLKDRLAVVVQEGVDGGEFAPHLVAADVAAAIVATVQGGYVLARAAGSTDAFDMGVRGLLSLLSPSSPAASRTPSPDLPKD, from the coding sequence ATGAGCACTCAGGACCGGCTGATCGAGACGACCCGTGAGCTGTTGTGGGAGCGCGGCTATGTGGGCACGAGCCCCAAGGCGATCCTCCAGCGCGCGGGCGTCGGCCAGGGCAGCATGTACCACCACTTCACCGGGAAGGGCGATCTCGCACTCGCCGCGATCACCCGCACCGGTGAGGAGATGCGGGCCATGATCGACGGGCTGCTCGACGCCGGCGGGTCCGCGTACGAGCGGATCGAGGCGTATCTGCTGCGCGAGCGCGACGTGTTGCGCGGCTGCCCGGTGGGGCGGCTGACGATGGACCCGGACGTGATCGCCAGCGACGAGCTGCGCGCGCCGGTCGAGGCGACCATCGCCCACCTCAAGGACCGGCTCGCGGTTGTCGTCCAAGAGGGCGTCGACGGCGGGGAGTTCGCGCCGCACCTGGTGGCGGCCGATGTCGCGGCGGCGATCGTCGCGACCGTGCAGGGCGGTTACGTCCTGGCGCGGGCCGCAGGCAGCACGGACGCGTTCGACATGGGCGTACGCGGCCTGCTCTCCCTCCTCTCCCCGTCCTCCCCCGCCGCCTCTCGCACCCCTTCCCCCGACCTTCCGAAGGACTGA
- a CDS encoding (R)-mandelonitrile lyase, whose amino-acid sequence MHITRTRPASLRGPADNFTGTVWLDQVAAPELPSRLRMFSVHFAPGAHTAWHTHPHGQVLHVLAGEGRVRREGGEVEVIRAGDTVWIEPDEWHWHGAGPHTFMTHLATVEAAEDGTTTCWGAHVVDGDATPAR is encoded by the coding sequence GTGCACATCACGCGCACCCGCCCCGCATCGCTGCGGGGCCCGGCCGACAACTTCACCGGCACGGTCTGGCTCGACCAGGTCGCCGCACCCGAACTCCCCTCCCGGCTGCGGATGTTCAGCGTGCACTTCGCTCCCGGCGCGCACACCGCCTGGCACACCCATCCGCACGGACAGGTCCTGCACGTCCTGGCGGGCGAGGGCCGCGTGCGGCGCGAGGGCGGCGAGGTGGAGGTGATCCGGGCCGGCGACACCGTCTGGATCGAGCCGGACGAATGGCACTGGCACGGCGCGGGGCCGCACACGTTCATGACGCATCTGGCGACCGTCGAGGCCGCCGAGGACGGGACGACGACGTGCTGGGGCGCCCATGTCGTCGACGGCGACGCCACCCCGGCGCGCTGA
- a CDS encoding DUF4865 family protein, whose translation MQAMQYEITLPADYDMGVIRDRVRTKGHLMDDFPGLGAKAYLMRERGVDGSPVNQYAPFYLWHTPQGMNSFLWGPGFQGVVADFGRPVVQHWTGVAYAEGPAGAGTARAAVRRRTPLLAGCHAGDHLPDVIAESVRETAQLGDEDGLLYASSVVDPRTWELVSFSVWDHAAPTAPGDLYQVLHLSDPGRDALTPGRQW comes from the coding sequence GTGCAGGCGATGCAGTACGAGATCACGTTGCCGGCCGACTACGACATGGGCGTCATCCGCGACCGGGTGCGGACCAAGGGTCACCTGATGGACGACTTCCCGGGGCTCGGCGCCAAGGCGTACCTGATGCGGGAGCGCGGCGTGGACGGCTCGCCCGTGAACCAGTACGCGCCCTTCTACCTGTGGCACACCCCGCAGGGCATGAACTCCTTCCTGTGGGGTCCCGGATTCCAGGGCGTGGTCGCCGACTTCGGGCGGCCCGTCGTCCAGCACTGGACGGGCGTGGCGTACGCGGAGGGGCCGGCCGGGGCGGGTACCGCACGGGCCGCCGTGCGGCGCCGCACCCCGCTCCTCGCGGGCTGCCACGCGGGTGACCACCTTCCCGACGTGATCGCGGAGTCGGTTCGGGAGACCGCCCAACTCGGCGACGAGGACGGCTTGTTGTACGCCTCTTCCGTCGTCGACCCGCGCACCTGGGAGCTGGTGAGCTTCTCCGTCTGGGACCACGCGGCGCCGACAGCACCCGGCGACCTCTACCAGGTGCTTCACCTGTCCGATCCCGGGCGCGACGCACTGACTCCGGGGAGGCAGTGGTGA
- a CDS encoding phosphotriesterase, producing MVNATVRSVQGDLDPGQLGVVDSHDHLFFRSPLLPGQELDDVDLARRELESYAAVGGGTVVQWTPYGLGRRAAELPALAATTGVRIVAATGLHQAAHYTPESLARRADDLAEVFVRELTEGIAGSGVRAGLIKVAGGFHALDTHARWTMRAAAEAHHATGAPIAVHHELGTGALDVLDLLCGELEVPAHRVILGHLNRSPDVVAHREAARSGAYLAFDGPSRANHATDWRMPDAMAALAAGGYADRLLLGGDTTSAGARSVSGGPGMPYLLRRVRPRLEESLGEEGVRRVLVANPARAFAVEWA from the coding sequence GTGGTGAACGCGACCGTCCGCAGCGTCCAAGGGGACCTGGATCCGGGGCAGTTGGGCGTGGTCGACTCGCACGACCATCTCTTCTTCCGCAGCCCGCTGCTGCCGGGGCAGGAGTTGGACGACGTGGACCTCGCGCGGCGGGAGTTGGAGTCCTACGCGGCGGTGGGCGGCGGGACCGTCGTGCAGTGGACGCCGTACGGTCTCGGGCGGCGCGCCGCGGAGCTGCCCGCGCTGGCGGCGACGACCGGGGTGCGGATCGTGGCGGCGACCGGGCTGCACCAAGCCGCCCACTACACACCGGAGTCGCTCGCGCGGCGGGCCGACGATCTCGCCGAGGTCTTCGTGCGCGAGCTCACGGAGGGCATCGCGGGCAGTGGCGTACGGGCGGGTCTGATCAAGGTCGCCGGAGGGTTCCACGCGCTCGACACGCACGCGCGGTGGACGATGCGGGCGGCGGCCGAGGCGCATCACGCGACCGGGGCGCCGATCGCCGTCCACCATGAGCTGGGCACGGGCGCGCTGGACGTACTCGACCTGCTGTGCGGGGAGTTGGAGGTGCCGGCGCACCGGGTGATCCTCGGTCACCTCAATCGGTCGCCCGACGTCGTGGCGCACCGGGAGGCCGCGCGGTCCGGCGCCTATCTGGCCTTCGACGGGCCGTCGCGGGCCAACCACGCCACCGACTGGCGGATGCCGGACGCGATGGCGGCGCTCGCCGCCGGCGGATACGCGGACCGACTGCTGCTCGGCGGCGACACGACGAGCGCCGGGGCGCGTTCGGTGAGCGGTGGGCCCGGCATGCCGTACCTGCTGCGCCGGGTGCGGCCGCGCCTGGAGGAGTCGCTGGGCGAGGAGGGGGTGCGGCGGGTACTGGTCGCGAACCCGGCGCGAGCGTTCGCGGTGGAGTGGGCGTGA
- a CDS encoding ROK family protein: MGGRAASGSGNHTAGDGAARPPRLERGRSALGPALELVHTGRAPTRAVLTAELGVTRATAGAVAAELEALGLIRIDAKPSAAAGSQGRPSHRLSVAEDGPVALAAQVHSDGYRAALVGLGGHIVATTPGCEIIDPDPADVLRSVVEAGVRLLESTGRRCVGAGLAVPSAVAEPDGTALNPLHLAWPVGAPVRQIFADCVREAGLPTPAFAANDVNLGALAEHRHGAGRGARDLLCVATGHRGVGGALVLDGRLHSGSSGLALEVGHLTVNPEGRPCHCGSRGCLDVEADPLAFLAEAGRTPGPERSLLEQARDLLTQAKDDPGVRRATEALIDRLGLGLAGLVNILNPDRIILGGLHRALLDADPERLRAVVADRSLWGRSGGVPILACTLDHNSLVGAAELAWQPVLDDPLGALTAG, from the coding sequence ATGGGCGGCAGGGCGGCCTCCGGGAGCGGGAACCACACGGCGGGCGACGGTGCCGCGCGGCCACCGCGTCTGGAGCGGGGCCGCAGCGCGCTCGGTCCCGCGCTCGAACTCGTCCACACCGGACGTGCGCCGACCCGCGCCGTACTCACCGCCGAACTGGGGGTGACCCGCGCCACGGCCGGCGCGGTCGCCGCCGAACTGGAGGCCCTCGGCCTCATCCGCATCGACGCGAAGCCGAGCGCCGCCGCGGGTTCCCAGGGCCGTCCCTCGCACCGCCTCTCCGTCGCGGAGGACGGGCCCGTAGCGCTCGCCGCCCAGGTCCACTCGGACGGCTACCGCGCGGCCCTCGTCGGACTCGGCGGGCACATCGTCGCCACCACGCCCGGCTGCGAGATCATCGACCCGGACCCGGCGGACGTGCTGCGCTCCGTGGTCGAAGCGGGCGTCCGGCTCCTGGAGAGCACCGGGCGGCGCTGTGTCGGCGCCGGGCTCGCCGTGCCGTCCGCCGTCGCCGAACCCGACGGCACCGCGCTGAACCCGCTGCACCTGGCCTGGCCGGTCGGCGCCCCGGTCCGCCAGATCTTCGCCGACTGCGTACGCGAAGCGGGGCTGCCCACCCCGGCGTTCGCCGCGAACGACGTCAACCTCGGCGCCCTCGCCGAACACCGGCACGGCGCCGGACGCGGCGCGAGGGACCTGCTCTGCGTCGCCACCGGACACCGCGGTGTGGGCGGCGCCCTGGTGCTCGACGGCCGCCTGCACTCGGGCAGTTCGGGCCTCGCCCTGGAGGTCGGCCACCTCACCGTCAACCCCGAGGGCCGGCCCTGCCACTGCGGCAGCCGCGGGTGTCTCGACGTCGAGGCCGACCCGCTCGCCTTCCTCGCGGAGGCGGGCCGCACCCCCGGCCCCGAGCGCTCCCTCCTGGAACAGGCCCGCGACCTGCTCACCCAGGCCAAGGACGACCCGGGGGTGCGCCGGGCCACCGAGGCCCTCATCGACCGGCTCGGCCTCGGCCTCGCGGGACTGGTCAACATCCTCAACCCGGACCGCATCATCCTCGGCGGACTGCACCGCGCCCTCCTGGACGCCGACCCGGAGCGGCTGCGCGCCGTCGTGGCCGACCGCAGCCTGTGGGGGCGCAGCGGCGGCGTGCCGATCCTGGCGTGCACGCTCGACCACAACAGCCTGGTCGGCGCAGCCGAGTTGGCGTGGCAGCCGGTCCTCGACGATCCGCTGGGCGCGCTCACGGCGGGCTGA
- a CDS encoding class II fructose-bisphosphate aldolase codes for MPLATTGTLVGAAADRRGAVAAFNVITLEHVEAVVAGAEAVDAPVILQISENAVRYRYGRLLPLARAAASVAEGAGVDVALHLDHVQSDDLLRQAVDAGFSSVMYDAARLPYDENLAATRAAADWGHANGLWVEAELGEVGGKDGAAPLDAHAPGARTDPGEARAYVSDAGVDALAVAIGSSHAMTTRTAALDHDLLKRLADGLDVPLVLHGSSGVPDGELTEAVRGGIAKVNVGTALNIAMTAAIREFLATHPDAVDSRKYLTVGREAMTRTVSELIGVVRG; via the coding sequence GTGCCCCTCGCCACCACAGGGACGCTCGTCGGTGCCGCGGCGGACCGGCGCGGCGCCGTCGCCGCGTTCAACGTCATCACCCTCGAACACGTCGAGGCAGTCGTCGCGGGCGCCGAGGCCGTCGACGCGCCCGTCATCCTCCAGATCAGCGAGAACGCCGTCCGCTACCGCTACGGCCGCCTCCTGCCGCTGGCCCGCGCGGCCGCGTCCGTCGCCGAGGGGGCGGGCGTCGACGTCGCCCTCCACCTCGACCACGTCCAGAGCGACGACCTGCTGCGGCAGGCCGTCGACGCCGGGTTCAGCTCCGTGATGTACGACGCCGCGCGGCTGCCCTACGACGAGAACCTCGCCGCGACCCGCGCCGCCGCCGACTGGGGGCACGCCAACGGCCTGTGGGTGGAGGCCGAACTGGGCGAGGTCGGCGGCAAGGACGGGGCGGCGCCGCTGGACGCGCATGCCCCGGGCGCCCGCACCGACCCCGGTGAGGCCCGCGCCTACGTCTCCGACGCGGGCGTCGACGCCCTCGCCGTCGCCATCGGCTCCTCGCACGCCATGACCACCCGCACCGCCGCCCTCGACCACGACCTGCTGAAGCGGCTCGCCGACGGCCTCGACGTGCCGCTCGTCCTGCACGGCTCGTCGGGCGTCCCGGACGGCGAACTCACCGAGGCGGTCCGCGGCGGCATCGCCAAGGTCAACGTCGGTACGGCCCTGAACATCGCGATGACCGCCGCCATACGGGAGTTCCTCGCGACGCACCCGGACGCGGTCGACTCCCGCAAGTACCTCACCGTCGGACGCGAGGCGATGACCCGTACGGTCAGCGAGCTGATCGGGGTGGTACGGGGCTGA
- a CDS encoding sugar isomerase has protein sequence MSHVENELTSQPECWTRGADLAARHEAALPAAGERVAIVGCGTSWFMAQAAAALREQAGQGETDAFAASEFPAGRRYDRVVALTRSGTTTEVLDLLAALKGTTPTTAVTGDPDTPIRTAADDLVVLDFADEKSVVQTRFATTALTLLRAHLGLHTEQAVADARTALAEPLPEGLVDCDQFTFLGRGWTVGLANEAALKMREASLSWTEAYPAMEYRHGPISVTTSGTATWMLGEAPEGLAEEVAGTGALWIEGGLDPLAELVRAQRLAVAVAARRGLDPDQPRHLTRSVILTDN, from the coding sequence ATGAGCCATGTCGAGAACGAGCTGACCAGCCAGCCGGAGTGCTGGACGCGTGGCGCGGACCTGGCCGCGCGGCACGAGGCGGCGCTGCCGGCCGCGGGGGAGCGGGTCGCGATCGTCGGCTGCGGCACCTCGTGGTTCATGGCCCAGGCCGCGGCCGCGCTGCGCGAACAGGCCGGGCAGGGCGAGACGGACGCCTTCGCCGCGTCGGAGTTCCCGGCCGGGCGCCGCTACGACCGGGTGGTCGCGCTCACCCGCTCCGGCACCACCACCGAGGTCCTCGACCTCCTCGCCGCCCTCAAGGGGACGACACCGACGACCGCGGTCACGGGCGACCCGGACACGCCGATCCGGACGGCCGCCGACGACCTCGTCGTGCTCGACTTCGCCGACGAGAAGTCCGTCGTGCAGACCCGCTTCGCCACGACCGCGCTCACTCTGCTCCGGGCCCACCTCGGCCTGCACACCGAGCAGGCCGTCGCCGACGCGCGCACCGCGCTCGCCGAGCCGCTGCCCGAAGGCCTCGTGGACTGCGACCAGTTCACGTTCCTGGGACGCGGCTGGACGGTCGGCCTCGCCAACGAGGCGGCGCTGAAGATGCGCGAGGCGTCCCTGTCGTGGACCGAGGCGTACCCCGCGATGGAGTACCGCCACGGCCCCATCAGCGTCACCACGTCCGGCACCGCCACCTGGATGCTGGGCGAGGCCCCCGAGGGCCTCGCCGAGGAGGTCGCCGGGACCGGCGCGCTCTGGATCGAGGGCGGCCTCGACCCGCTCGCCGAACTCGTCCGCGCACAGCGCCTCGCCGTCGCCGTCGCGGCCCGCCGCGGCCTCGACCCCGACCAGCCGCGCCACCTCACCCGCTCCGTCATCCTCACCGACAACTGA
- a CDS encoding DeoR/GlpR family DNA-binding transcription regulator: protein MSRDARWKSLLELLVERGRLDVEEAAGELGVSAATIRRDFDQLAEQQMLVRTRGGAVVHGVSYELPLRYKTALGAAEKQRIAKAVGELLSPGEAVGLTGGTTTTEVARALAVRPDLASGTPALTIVTNALNIANELAVRPQFKIVLTGGVARAQSYELIGPLADGVLSQITLDTAVLGVVGLDVTHGASAHDEAEAAINRLLCERAERVIVAADSSKLGHRAFARICAVEQVDILVTDTAADKETLARFAEAGLQVVAV, encoded by the coding sequence ATGTCCCGCGACGCCCGGTGGAAGTCCCTCCTCGAACTGCTCGTCGAGCGCGGCCGTCTCGACGTGGAGGAGGCGGCGGGCGAACTGGGCGTGTCCGCCGCGACGATCCGCCGCGACTTCGACCAGCTCGCCGAGCAGCAGATGCTGGTACGCACGCGCGGCGGCGCGGTCGTGCACGGCGTCAGCTACGAGTTGCCGCTGCGCTACAAGACCGCGCTGGGCGCCGCCGAGAAGCAGCGCATCGCCAAGGCCGTCGGCGAGCTCCTGTCGCCCGGCGAGGCGGTGGGCCTGACCGGCGGCACGACCACGACCGAGGTCGCGCGGGCGCTCGCCGTCCGCCCCGACCTCGCCTCCGGCACCCCCGCCCTGACGATCGTCACGAACGCCCTGAACATCGCCAACGAGCTGGCCGTACGGCCCCAGTTCAAGATCGTGCTGACCGGCGGCGTCGCCCGCGCGCAGTCGTACGAGTTGATCGGTCCGCTCGCCGACGGGGTGCTGAGCCAGATCACGCTGGACACCGCGGTGCTCGGCGTCGTGGGTCTCGATGTCACGCACGGCGCGTCCGCGCACGACGAGGCGGAGGCCGCGATCAACCGGCTGCTGTGCGAGCGGGCGGAGCGCGTGATCGTCGCGGCGGACTCCAGCAAGCTGGGCCACCGGGCGTTCGCCCGGATCTGCGCGGTGGAGCAGGTGGACATCCTGGTCACGGACACGGCCGCCGACAAGGAGACCCTCGCGCGGTTCGCGGAGGCGGGGCTTCAGGTCGTCGCCGTCTGA
- a CDS encoding MFS transporter has translation MSLLNKLGTVSADGPRPASLTRLRVALTVFFALDGFVFAGWVVRIPAIKEQTGASASQLGLALLGVSAGAVVTMMLTGRLCRRFGSHAVTVACGVLLPLTVLLPPLTHSPLALGLVLLAFGAAYGGINVAMNSAAVDLVAALRRPVMPSFHAAFSLGGMVGSGLGGLVAAHLSPTRHLLGITVIGLVVTAVTAPTLLRTPAPRPPEGIRTPAGSRPIDRRVRGLVLVFGLIALCTAYGEGALADWSALHMEQDLHAHPGVAAASYSCFAFAMTIGRLSGTSLLERLGRARTVVFGGATGAAGMLLGSLAPWAWLALVGFAITGLGLANIFPVAVERAGALAGPTGVAAASTLGYGGMLLGPPAIGFMADWFSLPAALTSVALLAAVAATIGFATRRSATV, from the coding sequence GTGTCGCTACTAAACAAACTGGGAACCGTCAGCGCCGACGGCCCACGCCCCGCCTCCCTGACCCGCCTGCGCGTCGCCCTCACCGTCTTCTTCGCCCTCGACGGATTCGTCTTCGCGGGCTGGGTGGTCCGCATCCCCGCGATCAAGGAGCAGACCGGGGCGTCCGCGAGCCAACTCGGGCTCGCCCTGCTCGGGGTGTCGGCCGGCGCCGTCGTCACGATGATGCTGACCGGGCGGCTGTGCCGCCGCTTCGGCAGCCACGCGGTCACCGTGGCCTGCGGCGTCCTGCTCCCCCTGACGGTCCTGCTCCCGCCGCTGACGCACTCTCCGCTCGCCCTCGGACTCGTCCTGCTGGCGTTCGGAGCGGCGTACGGCGGTATCAACGTGGCGATGAACAGCGCGGCCGTCGATCTCGTCGCCGCCCTGCGCCGCCCGGTCATGCCGAGCTTCCACGCGGCGTTCAGCCTCGGCGGCATGGTCGGATCCGGCCTCGGCGGCCTCGTCGCCGCGCATCTCTCCCCCACCCGGCACCTGCTGGGCATCACGGTCATCGGCCTGGTGGTCACGGCGGTGACGGCGCCGACCCTGCTGCGCACGCCCGCGCCCCGCCCGCCGGAAGGTATACGGACTCCGGCAGGATCACGCCCGATCGACCGTCGCGTACGCGGCCTCGTCCTGGTCTTCGGCCTCATCGCCCTGTGCACGGCGTACGGCGAAGGGGCCCTCGCCGACTGGAGCGCCCTGCACATGGAGCAGGACCTGCACGCCCACCCGGGCGTCGCCGCCGCCAGTTACTCGTGCTTCGCGTTCGCCATGACGATCGGCCGGCTCAGCGGCACGTCGCTGCTCGAACGGCTCGGCAGGGCACGGACGGTGGTCTTCGGCGGCGCGACGGGCGCGGCCGGGATGCTGCTCGGTTCGCTGGCGCCGTGGGCGTGGCTCGCCCTCGTCGGGTTCGCGATCACGGGGCTCGGGCTCGCGAACATCTTCCCCGTCGCGGTCGAGCGGGCCGGGGCGCTCGCGGGCCCGACCGGCGTCGCCGCCGCGTCCACGCTCGGCTACGGCGGGATGCTGCTCGGCCCGCCGGCGATCGGCTTCATGGCGGACTGGTTCTCGCTGCCCGCGGCGCTGACGAGCGTGGCGCTGCTCGCGGCGGTGGCGGCGACGATCGGGTTCGCGACACGGCGGTCCGCCACCGTGTGA
- a CDS encoding maleylpyruvate isomerase family mycothiol-dependent enzyme: protein MEIAEHIQIVDTQGRSLAAAAEEAGVDAKVAACPDWQVRDLLRHQGAVHRWAASHVEQGSARPLPLTERADLDGDALLAWFREGHRHLVDTLTNADPGLECWAFLPAPSPLAFWARRQAHETTVHSVDARSALNPAEQARPEAISAEFGADGIDELLTGFHARARSRVRSDVPRVLRVRATDVDDAVWTVRITEEPPVTVRGAVGDADCEVSGPAARLYLALWNRLPLPDVSGDAALAALWRERSGI, encoded by the coding sequence ATGGAAATCGCCGAGCACATTCAGATCGTCGACACGCAGGGCCGGTCGCTCGCGGCCGCCGCCGAGGAGGCGGGCGTCGACGCGAAGGTGGCAGCCTGTCCCGACTGGCAGGTGCGCGACCTGCTGCGCCATCAGGGCGCGGTGCACCGGTGGGCCGCCTCGCACGTCGAGCAGGGCTCCGCGCGGCCGCTCCCGCTGACCGAGCGGGCCGACCTCGACGGCGACGCGCTGCTCGCATGGTTCCGGGAGGGACACCGCCACCTCGTCGATACGCTGACGAACGCCGATCCCGGGCTGGAGTGCTGGGCCTTCCTGCCCGCCCCTTCACCGCTCGCCTTCTGGGCGCGGCGCCAGGCCCACGAGACGACCGTGCACAGCGTGGACGCGCGGTCGGCGCTGAACCCCGCCGAGCAGGCCCGACCGGAGGCGATCTCGGCGGAGTTCGGGGCGGACGGCATCGACGAACTGCTGACCGGCTTCCACGCGCGGGCGCGCAGCCGGGTGCGTTCGGACGTGCCGCGGGTGCTGCGGGTCCGCGCGACGGACGTGGACGACGCCGTGTGGACGGTGCGGATCACCGAGGAGCCACCCGTGACGGTGCGCGGCGCGGTGGGCGACGCGGACTGCGAGGTGTCGGGCCCCGCGGCCCGGCTCTACCTGGCGCTGTGGAACCGGCTGCCGCTGCCGGACGTGAGCGGTGACGCCGCGCTCGCCGCACTGTGGCGCGAGCGTTCGGGAATCTGA
- a CDS encoding MarR family transcriptional regulator — MAAQKSEAEPSSGLVDQWRDILAVHARTMCELDRALHRHGLGASDFEVLDVLAEGAPEDGISGFRVQEIAGQVHLSQSALSRLIGRLEKDGLVERGMCSEDRRGVRVCLTPKGRDLHARVRPLQRAVLGRMLEPSGESGAADA; from the coding sequence ATGGCGGCACAGAAGTCGGAAGCGGAGCCCTCGTCGGGCCTCGTGGATCAGTGGCGGGACATCCTCGCGGTACACGCGCGCACCATGTGCGAGCTCGATCGCGCGCTGCACCGGCACGGCCTGGGCGCCAGTGACTTCGAAGTGCTCGACGTGCTCGCCGAGGGCGCGCCGGAGGACGGTATCTCCGGCTTCCGGGTGCAGGAGATCGCCGGACAGGTGCACCTCAGCCAGAGCGCCCTGTCCCGTCTGATCGGCCGCCTGGAGAAGGACGGCCTCGTGGAGCGCGGCATGTGCAGCGAGGACCGGCGCGGGGTGCGCGTCTGTCTCACGCCGAAGGGCCGTGACCTGCACGCGCGAGTACGGCCGCTCCAGAGGGCCGTGCTCGGCCGGATGCTGGAGCCGTCCGGCGAATCCGGTGCGGCCGACGCCTGA